The genomic segment TATTCCACAACTTTCTTGTCCTGAATTTCATTTGTAGTTGTAATAACCATTTTTTCTACCTCTTTTCTTTTTTTTCTTTAGATAAATTTTTGTAAAAAAAAACTCTCTTAAAATAACTTTAGGAGAGGATAATATTTATACACAATATTTATTTCTACATTTTACGATACTTTAATAGTTTATTTACACAGCCAAAATTTATAAAACTTACCTAAACAAATTAAAATTACAAAAATTATTTTAAGCAATTATTATATTTCAAACCTCTACATCCAGCATTATACTTAATTAATTTCAAAATTACCTAAATTTTTCAAAATATTTTTAAAATCAATTAACTATAAATCTCTATTTTTTTGTAAATCCTTCAAATCTTCAACACTACTAATTTTCCTAAACTACTAAATTACGTTTGTATCTTTATTTTTCAATAAAATTAAATTTCCTTCTATCCTACTATCCTACTAATTATTTTATATATAATAACAAATATTAAATACATTGTCAACTATTAAAATTTATTAAAAAATAATAATATAAAATAAAAAACAGAGAATAATAATAACTCATCCCTGTTTCCAATATCTTTAAAATTATAAGTTGTATTTTTTCTTAAATTTATCAACTCTTCCAGTTTCATCAACAAATTTAGATTTTCCAGTATAGAATGGGTGAGAAGTTGAACTTGTTGCAACTTTTATTACTGGGTATTCCTGCCCTTCAAAAGTTGTTGTTTCTTTAGAAGTTTTAGTTGATTTTCCTAAGAATTTTTCTCCGTTACTTGTATCTTCAAATACTACAAATCCGTATGATGGATGTAAATCTTTTTTCATGTATCTATGCTCCTTTCTATTTATAACTATGATTATTTTCAATATTTCATATAATAATACCATATTTTTTCTTAATTTTCAAGTATCTAAAATTGGATTTTTTTACTCCAACCGCTTATTAATAAAAAATTTTTCTACTTTGACATCTCCGCCAATATTATTCCCCCAGCCACAGATACATTCAGCGAGTTTATTTCCCCCTTCAAGTGTATTTTTACAATTTTGTCACAATGTTCCTTCACTTTTTTCCGCATTCCATTCCCTTCGCTTCCAAGCACAAGGCATGCTTTTTCTGGATAATTTTCCTCATAGTAATGATTCTGTCCATCAGCTTCTGCACCATAAACTGTATATCCATATTTTTTCAATTTGTCAATCGTATCAGAAATATTTGTAACTTTTACAATATCCACATGCTCGATCGCTCCTGTCGATGATTTTACAACTGTTTCCGTAACTTTCACGCTGTTTCTGTCCTGAATAATAATCCCATCCACTCCAAAACACTCCGCACTTCTTATAATCGCTCCAAAATTTCTCGGATCCTGAACCTGATCCAGCACAACAACTATAGATTTTTCCTTTTTCAAAAGTTTTTCCAAAAATGCAGTAAAATCAACATAATAATCGAATTCTGAAACAAGTGCCACAACTCCCTGTGAATTTTCAGTCCGTCTATCTGTATAAAAAATCTTTATATTCCTTCTACATGCCAGATTCAATATTTCCTTAATTGTTTCCTTTTTTATTTTCTTATAAACCTCCAGTTTCTCAATATTTTTATCCGATTTCAACACTTCAATCACTGGATTTATCCCTATTATCTTCTCCATTCTTTTTTCTCCCTCTTTCTATTATTAATATTAAAATAAATGATTTTTTCTAATACTGTTTTTCTATTTATTACTTTTTTATTTCAAAATTATTTTGATTAACAATTATTTTTCTTATTTGTATTTATATGTTTTTTCTTTAACGAAATTTTGTTTGATTTTTTGTACTTTTCAAAATACATTCTAATTTCATAAAACCGCTGTAAATTATAAAACTTAAAAAATTTGTCGTGATTTTTTTGGAATGAAAACTACTGTCTGAGCTTTTTCAAAATATTGAAATTGCTATTATTTAAAGAGTTGATAAAAACTCTTATTAAAAAGCGAGTTTAGTTTTTATTTCAAAAAAATGCTTAGACGAGCCAGGATTGTAAAGGGGATGGCGACTGATCCCCTTTACGTTAAAAAAAAAGAAAAAACATTTAAAATAAATAAAAAACAATTATTAACTAAAATAACCTAAGTAAATTTAAATAAAATAATTTAGATAAATATTTAAACTTTTGAATATATTTTATAATAATTTTCATTTAAAAGCAACAAACAAAAAATATTTATCAATTTAATTAATATTAAAAAGGAATGTTCTTATAAAAATTATAAAAAACACTCCTCAAATTATATTAATTTTTATTATTTTAAATTATAACCAATCACTTCTATACATTCTATATTCAATTTCAGGAAAGATATTATCTCTGCTTTCGATTTCATTTATCCATCCTTCATCTAATCTTCCGTTTTTAAAATCTTCGTAAATTTTGAATAATCTATGAACGTGATCACTTATTTTTTTGTGAGCATAACCAACCATTGTTCCCGTGTACATTATAAATTCCCAGCAGGAAGTCTGTGCCATTAATAATTCTCTTGCGGCTTGATTTAATGCTCTGTATTCTAATTCATTGTATGGTTCTCTTCCGTTTGCTAGTTCTATCATTTTTTGTGCGGCTTTATGTAAATGTCTGTAGGCATAGTCATTTGAGCCATCTATCCAAACATCATAATAACCATTTGCTCCCCAGCTTGACATGCTTACGTCAACTATTTGATTTGTCGGATATAGTTCTAAATATTTGTATGGTGTTATTGTAGAAAAATTAGATTCTGCTGTTGCTCTGAATACCCACTCTAGGAATATTGGCCCTTCATACCACCAGTGTCCGTATAATTCAGCATCATATGGCGATACTACAATTGGTTTTCTGTATTTCATTTTTGAAGCCAAAAATTCTATTTGTTTTGAACGGTTGAAGACAAAGTTGTAAGCGTGTTCTTTAGCTCTGGCTGCTGCTGCTTCTGGATTGTAAACTGCTTTATAAGTTCCTTTTTTGTCAGTTATTGCGTGATATTTTACTCCGATATTTCTTCGTACTCCATCACTATGTAAATATGGTTTTACAAGCTCATAATCCAGCTCATATCCAGCATCCTTGTGAAACTCACGATAAAGTCCGTCTCCCGGATAACCAGACTCAGAACTCCAAACTTGTTCAGAAGATTCCAGATCTCTGGCAAATGCCGCTACATAGTTTTTTGTATAGACTGGCGAATAAATACCATAAACTGGACGTGGATCACTGTGCATAATTCCATGTGCATCAACTAAAAAGTATCTTATCCCATGTTTTTCCAAATATTTATCTTGTCCTGGATAATAAGCACATTCTGCTAGCCAGATTCCTTTTGGTTCTCTTCCAAAGTTTTTGATGTAATCTTTTTTAGCCATAAAGACTTGAGCATTTACTGCTTCTGGATAATCTTTCATAACTGGCAGAAATCCGTGTGTCGCAGTAACTGGAATAATTTCCAAATTCCCCTGATCTTGGAATTTTCTAAATGCCCCCACTAAATCTCTGTTGTATTTTTCTTCAAATACTTGTTTTGCTCTTGTGTTGAACCATAAGTTATGTTTTGCAACATTTAACATATCAGGATATGGACTAAGTCTTTCCACTTCTTTCTCACAAAATTCAATCAATTTATCTATATGATGAATATATCTTTCACGTAATAAACTGTCATTCATCATATTCACAAGTGTCCCAGACATTGTGATTGTCATATTCCAAGGAATGTTATCCCTTGTCAGATTTTCAAACATTTCTAGTAGAGGAACATACGTTTCTGTAATCGCTTCATATAACCAATCTTCTTCTAAAAATTCTTTATATTCTGGGTGTCTCACATATGGTAAATGTGCATGCAAGACAAGACTCAAATATCCATTCATAATTCTTCCTCCATACTTTATAAATTTTTATATATTATATTTATACCACATTTTCCCAGAAATTCAAAATTTTTTTAGAGAAAGTTTACTGAAATTTTAAACTATCTTTTTTTATTATAACCTGACATTTCACATTTTAATTTTTAACCTTGTAACAAAATTTTCTAATATCAATCTATTTTATTTCATTAGCAACATAATTTTAAAATTATAAAAAACCTGCCAGCTAAATTCAACTGGCAGGCAAAAGGTGAGGACAATAAGACAAGAATTCAACTGCTATTTTTGACTGCTAAAAATCAAAAACAATGTGATTATAACTGCCAAAACAGTCAAATCCCAATTTGCCATTATTACCACCCCCTGTTCAAGAAAGTGTAATCAAGGTTGCGTTCCTTGACAGACAATTATATCACAAAAAAAAGCCCTATTCAACAAAGAATAAAGCCTTTTTTTCACATTTTTAATTTTACACTAACCTGAACAGGTTTTTTCATTCAAGATTATTATATCATTTTTTTGTTAAAAATTCAATCCTCAAATTTTCAAAAAACAAAAAGAAAGCAAAATCCCCAAAATCACACATTAGTAAGTTCGATTTCCATATCTATCCCAACATTGATAATACCCATTCTCTCTATAACATCTCACACCTCTTTCAGCACTTCTCGATTTATTCTTTCCCATCTTTTTTTATCAAAAAGTTCACAACTCACTACTATCATTCCAAGTATTACAATCAAAATCAATTTCTTCACAAAAACCAACTCCTATACAATTTTTCATTTATTATATTATACCTTTATAATTCCCAAATTTCAATTGATTGTTTTATTTTTTTTAGTAAAGTTCACTTATATTGCAAATTTTTTTAACAAAAAACTTTTAATTTTCCACTAATAAATTCAATTGTTACATCCACATTTTCCCCTTCTTCTCCATCAATGCTTACGTCAATTTCTTCTGTAACTTTTTTTATTTTGCATTTTTTGGCTTGTAAAGTTCGGATGTAATCGTTGTTTGTTAGGTTGCTGTTCATTAAGTCGATTAGGATTTTTGGAATATCCAGCGGGTTGTCAATGTTTTTTACAATTAGAATATCCATAAATCCATCATTCATACTGGCTTCATCAATTACATTTTCAAATCCACCGACACTTTTTCCATTCAGAATTGCATACAAAATAGCCTTTTCCTTCACTTTCTCATTTCCATCCAGCACAATATCCAAGTCAAAAGTCTTTATATTTGTAAGTTCTCCAAGTCCATTTATGTAATAGGCAACTTTCCCAAATGTCTTTTTCAGTGTCTTGTCTGTATTGTAGGAAATTTTGGTAAATAATCCGCCAGCATACGAAGACAAGAACACAGTTTTTCCATTGATTATTCCAAAATCAATGTTTTTAGCAGTTTTTTTAGTAATTTTCTCTATCCAGTTTTCGATATTTTCTTCTATTTTCAATGCTTTTGCAAAGTCGTTTGATGTTCCTGTCGGAAATATTGCAACTTCTGGAAATTCGATATTTTTACAATAAAGTTCGCTTAAACAACGGCTTAACGTTCCATCTCCGCCTGATAAAATCAAAATGTCATATTTTTCATTTTGTAAAATTTTCGTAAATAAGTCATAATCTTCATTTATGCTGTAAAGTGTCAAAGTAATCTCTTTTTCCAGCAATTTTGTCGTAATTAAGTCAAAATTATTTAAAATTGTATTGGCATTACCAGATTTTGGATTGTAAACCAAAATAGCCTTTTTTAATTTTTTCATACATTCTCCTATTTTTTTAAAATATATTGTTTGAAAAAGTTTATAAAATCTTATTCATATTATGTTTCTTGATTTTATCTTTTCTTTTTTGTATATTCTTGTCATATATGTCTTATCTTACAATACTTTTTTTATCCGATTTTTGATAAGAAATCAAGATTTCCTGCTACTTAAATATTTATGTCATCTTTATTTTTACAAAATCTCATTAACCGAATAATCAGAGTAAATCTTTTCCCCATTCAAAAGCAACTTTTTCAACTTAATTTTTTCCTCAATTGGCAAATATCCCACAAAAATATTTTTTGCATTTTTTCTTTCCTTTTTCGTAGAATTTTCCAAAAATGTTATATTTTGCGGTACTTCAATTTGAGAATTTATTTCCTCAATATTATTTTTGCCTAAATTATCCGTTTTTATCATAAAATCATCAGAATTTACAATTATGCAAAATCTTTTTTCTACTTCCTGCTTTTCAATTTGACTTGAATTTTCAAGTTTTTCCTGCTGATTTTCCACAATATTTTCTGAGTTTTCCACATTCTCATTATTTTTAAACTCTATTTTTTCAACTTTCTTGTATTCCAGCTGTTTTGGCTCTTCATTAACTTCAAGATTTTGGCTATTTTCCTCAATTTCATAATTGATTTCATTTTGCATTGAAAAATCAGTTTTTATAATATTTTTCAGCTCTTCTATATCTTTGTAATTATAAAACAATGTAAACGGATAGTCATTTTCAGAATATTCTTCATTTATATCAAAATATGATTTTATAAAATTGTTAAAAATTGGCTTTTTATCTGAACTTATTACAATTTGACTTTTTTTATCAGTCATTTTTTTATAATAAATTCCAACTGTCAGTAAAAAGTTTTCAAAATTTGACATTTTGTATTTATATTTTTCATTTTCGTCAAAAATATTTTTTATAATCAAGTTTTTATTTTGCTTAAAAAACTGTGCCAGCAATCCTTTAGTCTGTGAATTATACTCCATTTTTCCAATAAGAAATTCTTTTATTTTCTTAAAAACGCCAATTTGCGTGTGATCATAACACTTGAAATTATAATCCCTTTTTATCAATATATTTACGATATTATGGTTTGAAACCTGCTTCACATCCTCAATTTTTACACTAAAATTCCAGTTATAATAACGACTTAACAGAATTAACAAGTTGGAAACACTGTAATCAAGCCGTCCAACGAACTTTCTTCCTTGAAAAAGTGAAACCTGATCAAATTCCATTTTCATTGTAATTTTCTTTTCCATTTCCAGCTCAATATTTGTGTAAAATACTGACTTCATCGGAAAAGATGTGTTAAAAAGCGAATGATAATAAGACAAAGTGTCATCCTTCAACTGCGATACTTTCACATCCTCAACATACACTTTTGTGTAATATCTGTCTTGAAACATTTCTGTCTTTAATTTATAAACAATATCGTAAAACAAATTCTCGTTCAGCTCTTTAAAATATTCGCCAGAATTAAACCAGACAGCATTTTTATTAAAAAATCCTTTTTGCTTTATGTCAAACATTATATGATTTTTATTTTCTCCAATGAACTTTATATTTTCAAAAAGTACGTTATTTGTCCTAAAAGTCGGCATTGGATTTCCAAAACCAAATGGCTTTAACAGTTCTATTATTTGGAAAAATTCGTAGGAAACCTTTTGAATTGGGATTTGCTTGTCAATTTCTATTATTTTTACAAAATCCTCTTCCCTTAATTTTGTTTTTGCAAATTTATTTATTTTTTTCTTAAATAATTCCAAATTTTTTATTCCAATCGTAAATCCAGCCGCTCCAGAATGTCCCCCAAACTTTACAAAAAGTTCAGGCATTGACTGCAATGCTTCCAAAATATTAAAGTTCCCAATGCTTCGGCACGATCCAACCGCTATTCCTTCATCTTCCTTCACTTCAATGATAATCGCAGGCTTGTAATATTTATCCACAATTTTGGAAGCCGCTATACCAATTACACCGTGATGATATTCAGGCGAATAGTCTACTATCACATAATCTTCCTTCAAATCACTTTCTTCAATGTGTTTTTCTACTTTTTCCACGATTTCATTCTGTAACTCTTTACGCTCAAAATTTTTATTAATCAATTCCTTTACGATTATCTCAATTTCCCTGTCATTATCCGAAATTAGCAATTTTACCACCATTTTTGCATCTTTAAGCCTTCCAGCCGCATTAAAGACAGGTGCTATGATAAAACCCACATCATACGAATTATACTCAGTTTTCTCATTAAAATCTGAATTTTGCATACTAAATAATTTATACAGTAAAAATCTAAGCCCCTTATTTTTAGAACGGCTAAGCTGCTCCAGCCCAAATTTTGTCAAAATCCTGTTTTCTTCCACCAGCGGCACAATATCGGCAACTGTACCAATTGCTACTAAATCTAGATATTTATATGCTTTTGCCTTTTTCCCAATTCTTTCATAAAAACAAAGAATTACCATAAAAATAGTCCCAACTCCCGCTAGAAATTCAAAGGAAAATTCATTTTCAGGACGTTTTGGATTCACAACCGTAATAGCGTCTGGAACTTTATCCCCATGTAAATTGTGATGATCCGTAATAATTATCGGCAAGTTTATAGAATTTGCAAACTCCACTTCAGGAAACGCCGTGATTCCACAATCCACAGTAATTACCAAGTCCGCCCCAGATTCCTTTATTTTCTTCAATGCCTCATTATTCAGCCCATACCCTTCATCCCGAATCGGAATATAATAATTCACATTTTCCGCCCCAAGCTCCTTTAACGCCATATACAAAATAGATGTCGAAGTAATCCCATCCACATCATAATCCCCGTATATCCAAATATTTTTCTGTTCCTTTATTGCCTTTTCAATTTCCAAAATTGTCTTTTCCATATCCTGCAATCCATAAGGATTCTGAATATTTTCAAGTTTCGGATTTAAGAACTCCCTTACTTCCTTTTCTGTCGTTATCCCCCTTGAATAAAGTATTTTCAAAATATCATTATCAATTACCGAACTCAAATTTGTATTTTCAAAGTTCTGTTTTTTAGTCTTAGTTTTTTTCAATTTTTTTGTTTTTTCATCACTTTTTTGATTGTTGTCCTTTTCAATGTATTCCCTCTCCTGTCGTGGATTAGGAATAGTTTTTGTTGCCCATTTAGTATTTCTCATAGTTTTCTCCTCTTTTATATTTTCCCCTTTTTATTTTTTATACTTAATAATTTTACCACATTTTTTTACCAAAATAAATGCTAGTTATTTCAATTTTTTCCAAAAAATAAGAAAAACCCCTAAAATAAAGGGGAATTTCTTTTTATAAAAATTAAATTTTATTTTAATTGTAAATTATAATTTTATTCTTCTACTGAATAATCCATTGCTGCCATTCGTTTGTAGTAATTCCAGTTGTCTTTGGCATTCTTTAGGTTTGCTTCCAGTAATTCTTTTGCTTTTTCAGGGAACTCTGCGGCTAGGGTTGCATATCTTCGTTCTCCCAGCAGGAAATCTTCGTACTTGTCCCAAGCGGGATTTCGTGTATCTAACTGCAGCGGATTTTTCCCTTTTTCAGCGAGTCTTGGATCGTATCTGAAAATTGGCCAATATCCTACTTCTGTTGCCAATTTTTCTTCCGTCTGGAATTTACCCATGCCAGCTTTTATTCCATGCTCTATACAAGGTGAATAAGCAATTATTATTGATGGCCCTGGATAAGCCTCGGCTTCTCTTATTGCTTTTAGTGTCTGGTTCTGATTTGCACCCATTGACACTTTGGCAACATAGATATTTCCGTAAGTCATCAGTATTGCGGCTAAGTCTTTTTTCTTTGCTGGTTTTCCTGATGCTGCAAATTTTGCAACTGCTCCTGCTCTTGAAGATTTTGAAGCCTGTCCTCCTGTATTTGAGTAAACTTCAGTATCAAGTACAAGAATATTAACATCATCTCCAGAAGCCAGCACGTGATCAAGCCCGCCAAATCCAATGTCGTAAGCCCAACCATCTCCACCAAACATCCAGATAGATTTTTTGATTAGATACTGTTTCAATTCCAATATTTCAGCTATATTACTTTTTACTTTTTCGTTTGTATTCCCAGAATTTTCCTTTTCCATTAAAGCTACCAGTTCATCACGTATTTCTGTTGTTTTGTCCCCATCATCAAAGTTTTCTGCAAATAAAATGAACAAATCAGAAAGTTCCGTTGAAACATCAGCCTTTATTTCATCCATTCTTTTTAAAATTCTGTGCCGAATTGTGTTTACAGCCTGAAACATCCCGTATCCATATTCAGCATTGTCTTCAAACAATGAAGAAGCCCATGCAGGCCCGCAGCCGCTTTCAGCAGTTGTATAAGGTGTTGACGGTGCAGACGCTCCATAAATTGAAGAACATCCTGTCGCATTTGCCACAATCATACGTTCTCCGAATAACTGTGTTACCAATTTAATATAAGGTGTTTCTCCACAGCCTGCACACGCTCCCGAAAATTCAAACAGTGGTTTTGCAAATTGTGAGCCTTTTACAGTATTTTTCCCTAAAATTTTATCTTTGTATGAAACATTGTTAAATAAGTAATCTGTGTATTCAATTTCGTTTCTTTCAATTTGAGATTGAATTGGTTTCATAATGATGGCTTTTCCACGAGGAGCAGGACATACATCTACACAGGCACTACATCCTGTACAGTCCAGTGGTGATACTTGAATTTTATAGTTCAAGTCGTTCATTCCACGTCCCAATGCCTTTATTGTCGGCATTCCTTCTGGAGCTTTTGCCATTTCTTCCTCGTCAATCAAGAAAGGACGAATTACAGCGTGTGGGCACACATAAGCACATTGGTTACACTGAATACACATATCGGGCTGCCATTCTGGCACTTCATCAGCAATCCCCCTTTTTTCATAATGTGTAGTTCCATGTTCAAATGTTCCGTCTTCACGTCCTAAAAATGTTGAAACTGGCAATTCTTCACCTTTCATATGGTTAATCGGATCAGCAACCTTTTTTACAAATTCAGGCTTTGCATCGTCAATGATTTTTTCATCAACTTCAAGATCTGCCCATTCTGGTAATACTTCAACTTCGTCCAGCCCTTCAATTCCCCTGTCAATCGCATCCCAGTTTTTCTGCACAATATCCTGTCCTTTTCTTCCATAACTTTTTTCAGCATATTCTTTCATATATTCCTTTGCCTCATCATGAGGAATTACCTCAGACAAATAGAAAAAGGCAGACTGCATAATAGTGTTTGTTCTATTTCCAAGCCCAATTTCCTTTGCGATTTCTGTTGCATTTATAAGATAAAATTTAGCTTTTTTACGTGCCAGTTCCCTTTTTATCTCATTCGGAACATATTTTATTAATTTTTCCTTATCCCATATTGTATTCAGTAAAAATATTCCACCTTCCCGCAAGCCTGAAATCATATCGTACTTTCCCAGATACGCAGGCACTGAACAGGCAACAAAATTAGGTTTTTTTACCAGATAAGTCGAACGTATCGGCTTTTTGCTAAATCTCAAATGCGAACGTGTTACTCCCCCTGATTTTTTAGAATCGTATGCGAAATAACCTTGTGCATACAAGTCTGTCTTATCTCCAATAATTTTTATCGAATTTTTATTTGCCCCAACTGTCCCATCCGAACCAAGTCCAAAAAACAGGCAACCTTTCACATCCTCATTTCCAGTAAACACTTCATCTTCCAGTGCCAGAGATGTAAATGTAACATCATCAATAATTCCGATTGTAAAGTTGTTTTTAGGTTCCTTTTGTGCAAGATTTTTAAATACTGCCACAATTTGTTCAGGAGATGTATCCTTTGATGACAATCCATATCTTCCACCAACAATTTCAGGTGCATTTTCCCTTCCATAGTAAAGTGCCTTTACATCCATATATAATGGCTCTCCCAATGCTCCAGGCTCCTTTGTCCTGTCAAGCACAGCAATCTTTTTAACGCTTTTCGGCATTGCATCAAAAAAATACTTGCTAGAAAATGGACGATATAAATGAACATTCAATGCTCCCACATTTTCGCCATTTTTATTAAGATAATCCACAACCTCCTTGATTGTTTCATTTACAGAACCCATTGCAATAATAACTCTTTCAGCAGTCTCTGAGCCATAATAAACAAAAGGTGCATAATTCCGTCCAGTCTTTTCACTAATCTTTTTCATATAGTCATTTACAATATCAGGTACAGCTTCATAAAATTTATTTTGGGCTTCTCTTGCCTGAAAATAAATATCATCATTTTGAGCTGTTCCTCTTGTTACAGGATTTTCTGGATTTAAGGCTCTTTCTCTAAATTCCTGCACAGCTTTTTTATCAAGCAGACTCTCCAAAAATTCATAATCCATAACTTCTATCTTATTTATCTCATGCGAAGTCCTAAATCCATCAAAAAAGTGCATAATAGGTACTCTCGACTTAATTGCCGCCAAATGTGCAATTCCAGCCAGATCCATAACTTCCTGAACCGAACTTGTCGAAAGCATAGCCCATCCTGTCATTCTAGCCGCATAAATATCCTGATGATCTCCAAATATTGATAACGCCTGTGTAGAAATTGCCCTTGCCGCAACATGCATTACCCCTGGCAGCAATTCCCCAGATATTTTATACATATTAGGTATTTTTAATAACAATCCTTGAGAAGCAGTAAACGTCGTAGTCAAAGCCCCTGTCTGAAGCGATCCGTGTACAATCCCTGCAGCTCCAGCTTCTGATTGCATTTCCACAACCTTTACCGGCATTCCAAATAAATTTTCCTTTCCGTATGATGCCCATTGATCTACAAGCTCTGACATAGTTGACGACGGAGTAATCGGATAAATTCCCGCAACCTCTGTAAACGCATATGCTATATGAGCAGCAGCCTGGTTACCATCCATTGTTTTCATATTTTTTGTCATTTTTCCCTCCAAATTAAGAAATCTTATAATTTTTTCATTTTTTGCTTCATTATAAAATTTCAATTACATATATATAATTATATATTTTCTAGTACAATTTTGCAATTCTTTTTTAACTTTTCTTTCTATTATTTTTTATTTTTATAAAACAAATTGCTATTAATAAATGTTTCCTCTATAATTTTAAGGGCATGGTGTCTGATACCCCTGCGTCAGAAAAATCAAAATATATGGTGAAAAAAGTTTGCTTATTTATCAAATATAGTATATAATATATTAAAATAACTTCAAAATTGAGATTAGAAATAAAATTCAATTTTTTAGTGAAAAAATAAAAAACAAAATTTCTGAGGTGATTATAAAAATGAGAAAATTAACATTGCTCTTTATGACATTGGTTTTATTTAATCTGTCATTTGCAAAAGAAAAAATTGACACAACTTTTACATTCCAAGGATTTTCCCCAACATCTAAAAGTATTGTGAAAACTGCCCAAAGAACAAAAGTTTTAGGAAAATCAAGAATTTCCTATCCAACATTTTTAGGTGGAAATTCAGATGTCATTAAAAATATGAACGCAACTATGAACAAGTTTATTTCAGGCTATAAATCTACAAAACACATTAGTTATACTGGTACTTATGAAGTTACAGCCAGCAACAGCACATATTTAAGTGTCTTATTCACAATTAATCTTATAGACACTGATACAGGGCAAAAAACAAAACTTTATAATGCAATTTCATATAACTTAAAAAATGGAAGACCATTACAGCTTAAAGATTTGTTCACAAACGGATTTAATGAAGAGTTAAAAGGAGTTATTAATAACAGATTCAAACAATTCGGATTGCCGCAAATAGATAACTTTGATGCAATTGCAAAAAATCAGAACTTCTATCTACAAAATGACTCTTTAGTATTATTCTACAATAAAGGTGAGGCTTCAAATTTTGCTGATGGTGAAGTATTTATTCCATTCCTGTTGACAGATTTAATTGGAATCTTAAAATAATCTAAATCAAAAAAATAATAATAAAAAATACACTAAAAAATAAATTTTGCTTTATTAGATAGTGTATTTTTA from the Leptotrichia trevisanii DSM 22070 genome contains:
- the rlmB gene encoding 23S rRNA (guanosine(2251)-2'-O)-methyltransferase RlmB → MEKIIGINPVIEVLKSDKNIEKLEVYKKIKKETIKEILNLACRRNIKIFYTDRRTENSQGVVALVSEFDYYVDFTAFLEKLLKKEKSIVVVLDQVQDPRNFGAIIRSAECFGVDGIIIQDRNSVKVTETVVKSSTGAIEHVDIVKVTNISDTIDKLKKYGYTVYGAEADGQNHYYEENYPEKACLVLGSEGNGMRKKVKEHCDKIVKIHLKGEINSLNVSVAGGIILAEMSK
- a CDS encoding glycoside hydrolase family 57 protein, with translation MNGYLSLVLHAHLPYVRHPEYKEFLEEDWLYEAITETYVPLLEMFENLTRDNIPWNMTITMSGTLVNMMNDSLLRERYIHHIDKLIEFCEKEVERLSPYPDMLNVAKHNLWFNTRAKQVFEEKYNRDLVGAFRKFQDQGNLEIIPVTATHGFLPVMKDYPEAVNAQVFMAKKDYIKNFGREPKGIWLAECAYYPGQDKYLEKHGIRYFLVDAHGIMHSDPRPVYGIYSPVYTKNYVAAFARDLESSEQVWSSESGYPGDGLYREFHKDAGYELDYELVKPYLHSDGVRRNIGVKYHAITDKKGTYKAVYNPEAAAARAKEHAYNFVFNRSKQIEFLASKMKYRKPIVVSPYDAELYGHWWYEGPIFLEWVFRATAESNFSTITPYKYLELYPTNQIVDVSMSSWGANGYYDVWIDGSNDYAYRHLHKAAQKMIELANGREPYNELEYRALNQAARELLMAQTSCWEFIMYTGTMVGYAHKKISDHVHRLFKIYEDFKNGRLDEGWINEIESRDNIFPEIEYRMYRSDWL
- a CDS encoding diacylglycerol/lipid kinase family protein is translated as MKKLKKAILVYNPKSGNANTILNNFDLITTKLLEKEITLTLYSINEDYDLFTKILQNEKYDILILSGGDGTLSRCLSELYCKNIEFPEVAIFPTGTSNDFAKALKIEENIENWIEKITKKTAKNIDFGIINGKTVFLSSYAGGLFTKISYNTDKTLKKTFGKVAYYINGLGELTNIKTFDLDIVLDGNEKVKEKAILYAILNGKSVGGFENVIDEASMNDGFMDILIVKNIDNPLDIPKILIDLMNSNLTNNDYIRTLQAKKCKIKKVTEEIDVSIDGEEGENVDVTIEFISGKLKVFC
- a CDS encoding type B 50S ribosomal protein L31 gives rise to the protein MKKDLHPSYGFVVFEDTSNGEKFLGKSTKTSKETTTFEGQEYPVIKVATSSTSHPFYTGKSKFVDETGRVDKFKKKYNL
- the recJ gene encoding single-stranded-DNA-specific exonuclease RecJ; its protein translation is MRNTKWATKTIPNPRQEREYIEKDNNQKSDEKTKKLKKTKTKKQNFENTNLSSVIDNDILKILYSRGITTEKEVREFLNPKLENIQNPYGLQDMEKTILEIEKAIKEQKNIWIYGDYDVDGITSTSILYMALKELGAENVNYYIPIRDEGYGLNNEALKKIKESGADLVITVDCGITAFPEVEFANSINLPIIITDHHNLHGDKVPDAITVVNPKRPENEFSFEFLAGVGTIFMVILCFYERIGKKAKAYKYLDLVAIGTVADIVPLVEENRILTKFGLEQLSRSKNKGLRFLLYKLFSMQNSDFNEKTEYNSYDVGFIIAPVFNAAGRLKDAKMVVKLLISDNDREIEIIVKELINKNFERKELQNEIVEKVEKHIEESDLKEDYVIVDYSPEYHHGVIGIAASKIVDKYYKPAIIIEVKEDEGIAVGSCRSIGNFNILEALQSMPELFVKFGGHSGAAGFTIGIKNLELFKKKINKFAKTKLREEDFVKIIEIDKQIPIQKVSYEFFQIIELLKPFGFGNPMPTFRTNNVLFENIKFIGENKNHIMFDIKQKGFFNKNAVWFNSGEYFKELNENLFYDIVYKLKTEMFQDRYYTKVYVEDVKVSQLKDDTLSYYHSLFNTSFPMKSVFYTNIELEMEKKITMKMEFDQVSLFQGRKFVGRLDYSVSNLLILLSRYYNWNFSVKIEDVKQVSNHNIVNILIKRDYNFKCYDHTQIGVFKKIKEFLIGKMEYNSQTKGLLAQFFKQNKNLIIKNIFDENEKYKYKMSNFENFLLTVGIYYKKMTDKKSQIVISSDKKPIFNNFIKSYFDINEEYSENDYPFTLFYNYKDIEELKNIIKTDFSMQNEINYEIEENSQNLEVNEEPKQLEYKKVEKIEFKNNENVENSENIVENQQEKLENSSQIEKQEVEKRFCIIVNSDDFMIKTDNLGKNNIEEINSQIEVPQNITFLENSTKKERKNAKNIFVGYLPIEEKIKLKKLLLNGEKIYSDYSVNEIL